In a single window of the Marinitoga sp. 38H-ov genome:
- a CDS encoding NAD(P)H-dependent oxidoreductase subunit E, with amino-acid sequence MSVELENKLKEVEAYIDSLGLEEKDKVTKRSYLIHVLHKAQEIIGYLPIEVQKIIAKKLDVHASDVYGVVTFYNFFSMKPKGKYPINVCLGTACYVRGSGDILEEFKKQLGIKENETTEDGMFSIHAVRCVGACGLAPVVMIGDEVHGRLTTKDVKKLIKEYKEKDNN; translated from the coding sequence ATGTCCGTAGAACTTGAAAACAAGTTAAAAGAAGTAGAAGCTTATATTGATTCATTGGGATTAGAAGAAAAAGATAAAGTAACGAAAAGAAGTTATTTGATTCATGTGTTACATAAAGCACAAGAAATAATAGGTTATTTACCTATTGAAGTGCAAAAAATAATTGCGAAAAAATTGGACGTTCATGCTTCAGATGTATATGGTGTTGTAACTTTTTATAACTTTTTTAGTATGAAACCAAAAGGAAAATATCCAATTAATGTTTGTTTAGGAACAGCATGTTATGTTAGAGGTTCTGGGGATATTTTAGAAGAATTTAAAAAGCAATTAGGAATTAAAGAAAATGAAACTACAGAAGATGGCATGTTTAGTATTCATGCTGTTAGATGTGTAGGTGCCTGTGGTTTGGCTCCAGTTGTTATGATTGGAGATGAAGTGCATGGAAGATTAACAACTAAAGATGTAAAAAAATTAATTAAAGAGTATAAAGAAAAGGATAATAATTAA
- a CDS encoding GNAT family protein yields the protein MITIYKNHYGDLFFKIVNENEFYDILNGIEKIPKRSVYFFSELDINSFYLNNIGELIIYNCKKELSSKKTFIDFSPDNELIYSILKLLKKSIIPITIWDLVNFYKKGYKIRYLKEKDNILALYIMNKNVVEFMFFEVENVNLMNQALYDISTFVDDTYVLNVYSYQKKLISLLSLKGSIEYNKYKIFKLDGYGIYIGSPQKNDSNKLIEFFEKIFENSETLATKYDEFDKTSKDFEKIIDLSRKNYGLRILVAKNKNSIIGNCDIFWNITRKRLEKTAKLGVSVLEDYRNIGIATTLINNHITWCIENSNIHRLELEVFSNNTKAISLYEKLGFSIEGKRKEAAYINSKYIDILMMGYIVEPIRFFL from the coding sequence GTGATAACAATATATAAAAATCATTATGGTGATTTATTTTTTAAAATAGTTAATGAAAATGAATTTTATGACATATTAAATGGTATTGAAAAAATACCAAAAAGATCTGTTTATTTTTTTTCAGAATTAGATATTAATTCTTTTTATTTAAATAATATAGGGGAATTAATTATATACAATTGTAAAAAAGAATTGTCTTCTAAAAAAACATTTATTGATTTTTCACCAGATAATGAATTGATATATTCAATATTAAAATTATTAAAAAAATCAATTATTCCTATTACAATATGGGACTTAGTGAATTTTTATAAAAAAGGATACAAAATAAGATATTTAAAGGAAAAGGATAATATTTTGGCATTATATATAATGAATAAAAATGTGGTTGAATTTATGTTTTTTGAAGTAGAAAATGTTAATCTTATGAATCAAGCATTATATGATATATCAACATTTGTTGACGATACATATGTATTAAATGTTTATTCATATCAAAAAAAACTTATTAGTTTATTATCTTTAAAAGGAAGTATTGAATATAATAAATATAAGATTTTTAAATTAGATGGTTATGGTATCTATATTGGATCGCCACAAAAAAATGATTCAAATAAATTAATAGAATTTTTTGAAAAAATTTTTGAAAATTCTGAAACTTTAGCTACTAAATATGATGAATTTGATAAAACATCAAAGGATTTTGAAAAAATTATAGATTTATCAAGAAAAAATTATGGATTAAGAATATTAGTAGCTAAAAATAAAAATTCTATTATAGGGAATTGCGATATTTTTTGGAATATAACAAGAAAAAGGTTAGAGAAAACTGCAAAACTTGGGGTTAGTGTATTAGAAGATTATAGAAATATTGGTATTGCTACAACTCTTATTAATAATCATATTACTTGGTGTATAGAAAATTCAAATATACATAGACTTGAGCTAGAAGTTTTTTCAAATAATACTAAAGCAATATCTTTATATGAAAAACTTGGATTTTCTATTGAAGGAAAAAGAAAAGAAGCAGCATATATTAATTCTAAATATATCGATATTTTAATGATGGGTTATATAGTTGAACCAATAAGATTTTTTTTGTGA
- the ltaE gene encoding low-specificity L-threonine aldolase: MNFIDLRSDTVTVPTEEMRKAMYEAEVGDDVYDEDLTVKKLENMTAEILGKEAGLFVPSGTFGNQLCLLTHCNRGDEVILGDDCHIVQHEAGAASIIAGVQLRTIKSNKGMLSPEEIEEKIRKEEDIHYPKTGLIALENAHSNGRVIPLENFMKIRVIADKYNIPIHLDGARIFNAAATLNNKPKEIAKFADSVSFCLSKGLCAPVGSVVVGSKEFIEKAKKNRKIMGGGLRQAGVLAAAGIVALEKMRFRLIEDHENAKYLAEKLSKYDFIEIIEKVEINMVFFKINKKFDNNEFIFFMKNNGIKINPPEEGIYRFVTHYWVKREDLDKVINVMEKFFKGDNNI, translated from the coding sequence ATGAATTTTATTGATTTAAGAAGCGATACAGTAACAGTTCCTACTGAAGAAATGAGAAAAGCAATGTATGAAGCTGAAGTAGGTGATGATGTATATGATGAAGATCTTACTGTAAAAAAACTTGAAAATATGACAGCTGAAATATTAGGAAAAGAAGCAGGTTTATTTGTTCCTAGTGGAACATTTGGTAATCAGCTTTGTCTTTTGACGCATTGTAATAGAGGAGATGAAGTAATCTTAGGTGATGATTGTCATATTGTTCAACATGAAGCTGGTGCGGCTTCAATTATAGCTGGAGTGCAGTTAAGGACTATTAAGTCAAACAAAGGAATGTTGAGCCCTGAAGAAATAGAAGAAAAAATTAGAAAAGAAGAGGATATACACTACCCAAAAACAGGTTTAATAGCACTAGAAAATGCTCATTCAAATGGAAGAGTAATACCTTTAGAAAATTTTATGAAAATTAGAGTTATTGCTGATAAATACAATATCCCAATACATCTTGATGGTGCACGAATTTTCAATGCTGCAGCAACATTAAATAATAAACCAAAAGAAATTGCTAAATTTGCAGATTCAGTAAGTTTTTGCCTTTCAAAAGGATTATGTGCTCCGGTAGGATCTGTTGTAGTAGGTTCTAAAGAGTTTATAGAAAAAGCCAAAAAGAATAGAAAAATTATGGGTGGTGGTTTAAGACAAGCTGGTGTTTTAGCAGCAGCTGGAATTGTAGCTTTAGAAAAAATGAGATTTAGACTTATAGAAGATCATGAAAATGCTAAATATTTAGCAGAAAAGTTATCTAAATATGATTTTATTGAAATAATTGAAAAAGTTGAAATAAATATGGTATTTTTTAAAATTAATAAAAAGTTTGATAATAATGAATTTATTTTTTTTATGAAAAATAACGGCATAAAAATTAATCCACCTGAAGAAGGTATTTATAGGTTTGTTACCCATTATTGGGTTAAGAGAGAAGATTTAGATAAAGTTATTAATGTTATGGAAAAATTCTTTAAGGGTGATAACAATATATAA
- a CDS encoding transcription repressor NadR: MEKKDKILSILMKTNTPIKGKDLAEQIGVSRQMIIQYISKLKTEGYNISSTREGYILEREKGIRKMIAVKHSSDEIEDELFLIVKAGGKILDVVVEHPIYGEIKGRIDVENENDIIKFMSLIKTTNATPLLELSGGIHIHTIEVKDEETFEKVKKSIKKYLILEN; this comes from the coding sequence ATGGAAAAAAAAGATAAAATTTTAAGCATATTAATGAAAACTAATACTCCAATTAAAGGAAAGGATTTAGCAGAACAAATAGGTGTAAGTAGGCAAATGATAATACAATATATATCAAAATTAAAAACAGAAGGTTATAATATTTCTTCAACACGAGAAGGATATATTTTAGAACGAGAAAAAGGAATAAGAAAAATGATAGCAGTAAAACATTCTTCTGATGAAATAGAAGATGAACTTTTTTTAATTGTAAAAGCAGGAGGAAAAATTTTGGATGTTGTAGTGGAACATCCAATATATGGAGAAATAAAGGGAAGAATAGATGTAGAAAATGAAAATGATATTATTAAATTTATGAGCTTAATAAAAACAACTAACGCAACACCATTATTGGAGTTATCCGGTGGAATTCACATACATACTATTGAAGTTAAAGATGAAGAAACTTTTGAAAAAGTAAAAAAATCTATAAAAAAATATTTGATATTAGAAAATTGA
- a CDS encoding HD domain-containing protein, translated as MNFIERTYKFLLEQDLDHTHDLGHILRVTKFAEIIALSEKANKEIVTISALLHDIARPDELKGVIKDHAEEGAKRAKEFLISINYPYYEEVYYCINNHRFKKQIIPETLEAKILQDADRLDALGYIGIARVFMHKNGGSINERINHFYEKILKLKDFMHTKTARKIAVGKSKIIEDYINGLKEEIEVYYGKKR; from the coding sequence ATGAATTTTATAGAAAGAACATATAAATTTTTATTAGAACAAGATCTGGATCATACACATGATTTAGGACATATTTTAAGGGTAACTAAATTTGCAGAAATTATTGCTTTAAGTGAAAAAGCAAATAAAGAAATTGTTACTATTTCTGCATTATTACATGATATAGCTAGGCCTGATGAATTAAAAGGGGTTATTAAAGATCATGCTGAAGAAGGTGCTAAAAGAGCAAAAGAATTTTTGATCAGTATTAATTATCCATATTATGAAGAGGTTTATTATTGTATAAATAATCATAGATTTAAAAAACAAATTATTCCTGAAACTTTAGAAGCAAAAATTTTACAAGATGCAGATAGATTAGATGCTTTAGGGTATATTGGAATTGCAAGAGTGTTTATGCATAAAAATGGTGGAAGTATTAATGAAAGAATTAATCATTTTTATGAAAAAATTTTAAAATTGAAAGATTTTATGCATACAAAAACAGCTCGAAAAATAGCTGTTGGAAAATCTAAAATAATAGAAGATTATATTAATGGTTTAAAGGAAGAAATTGAGGTGTATTATGGAAAAAAAAGATAA
- a CDS encoding MmcQ/YjbR family DNA-binding protein, with protein MDLENLKEYCLNKKGVWIDFPFDEENMVFKVGSKMFALTNINSERFWVNLKCDPFLSEKLREEYKGIIPGYHMNKKHWNTVYINEDVPDEKIKWLIDISYDLVFKSLKKSEKDEIKGS; from the coding sequence ATGGATTTAGAAAATTTAAAAGAATATTGTTTAAACAAAAAGGGAGTTTGGATTGATTTTCCATTTGATGAAGAAAATATGGTATTTAAAGTTGGATCTAAAATGTTTGCGTTAACGAACATTAATAGTGAAAGATTTTGGGTAAATTTAAAATGCGATCCATTTCTTTCAGAAAAATTAAGAGAAGAGTATAAAGGGATTATTCCTGGATATCATATGAATAAGAAGCATTGGAATACAGTATATATTAATGAAGATGTTCCTGATGAAAAAATAAAATGGTTAATAGATATATCATATGATTTAGTTTTTAAATCTTTGAAAAAATCTGAAAAAGATGAAATAAAGGGCTCTTAA
- a CDS encoding VOC family protein — protein sequence MPEEKLEKIMHWELKIKDQILYFSDYAEVVEGNMVFLNINCESEEEIINIYEKLSEGGKIYMELQDTFWGAKFATLIDKYGINWSLNYQKTGE from the coding sequence TTGCCTGAAGAGAAATTAGAAAAGATAATGCATTGGGAATTAAAAATAAAAGATCAAATATTATATTTTTCTGATTATGCAGAGGTTGTGGAAGGAAATATGGTTTTTTTAAATATTAATTGCGAGTCTGAAGAAGAAATAATTAATATATATGAAAAATTAAGTGAAGGCGGAAAGATATATATGGAATTACAAGACACATTTTGGGGGGCAAAATTTGCTACTTTAATTGATAAATACGGTATAAACTGGAGTTTAAATTATCAAAAAACAGGTGAATAA
- the rlmD gene encoding 23S rRNA (uracil(1939)-C(5))-methyltransferase RlmD → MNTIDLVVEKIVNGGYGFARYDNKIYMIEHAYPGEFVRINVKNNKKDVYFAEVIEYLEKSPYRNRPICPHFQECGGCQMLDLEYNEQLKIKKDIVKEQIRRIGKLNDELVLDVFESDDIIGYRSKMEFAFSYNKGNIKIGLKKRNSNEIVDIKKCLIAPKEFNSTISETRKIFEALNLKIYNPKTKKGEFKHLVLRKSFSKNELMSIFITKTEYISNYKNFKSLIKEKIKSDSIIHVMNGSDSVVLRGPYKTLKGEGVIKEEFDGFEYQIPPTAFFQNNYNVTKKVLNEFVKIIKEEKISGTLLDLYSGVGLFSIYLAPLFKHVTGVENNVISVKAAHSNANINNIKNTSFVKADVKEFISQYDKKVDLLIVDPPRNGIDKEVLNKILQLKPKNIFYLSCDPTTLSRDLNILNEVYRIEFIRPFDMFPNTFHIENFAFLKLNIDN, encoded by the coding sequence ATGAATACTATTGATTTAGTAGTTGAAAAAATTGTAAACGGTGGATATGGATTTGCCAGGTATGATAACAAAATATATATGATAGAACATGCTTACCCAGGTGAATTTGTAAGAATTAATGTAAAAAATAATAAAAAGGATGTATATTTTGCAGAGGTTATAGAATATTTAGAAAAGTCACCATACAGGAATAGACCGATATGTCCTCATTTCCAAGAATGTGGTGGGTGTCAAATGCTTGATTTAGAGTATAATGAACAACTAAAAATTAAAAAAGATATTGTAAAAGAACAAATTAGAAGAATTGGAAAACTAAATGATGAGTTAGTATTAGACGTTTTTGAATCAGATGATATTATAGGTTATAGAAGTAAAATGGAATTTGCCTTTTCATACAATAAAGGAAATATTAAAATCGGATTAAAAAAGAGAAATAGCAATGAAATCGTAGATATAAAAAAATGTTTAATTGCACCAAAAGAATTTAATAGTACAATATCCGAAACAAGGAAAATTTTTGAAGCATTAAATTTAAAAATATATAATCCTAAAACCAAAAAAGGTGAATTTAAACATTTAGTATTAAGAAAATCATTTTCAAAAAATGAATTAATGTCTATTTTCATTACAAAAACAGAATATATATCAAATTATAAAAATTTTAAATCATTAATAAAAGAAAAAATAAAGTCAGATTCTATTATTCATGTTATGAACGGATCTGATTCAGTTGTATTAAGAGGACCATATAAAACATTAAAAGGTGAAGGAGTTATTAAAGAAGAATTCGATGGTTTTGAATACCAAATTCCACCTACAGCTTTTTTCCAAAATAATTATAATGTAACCAAAAAAGTTTTAAACGAATTTGTTAAAATTATTAAAGAAGAAAAAATTTCTGGTACATTATTGGATTTATATTCTGGCGTTGGTTTATTCTCAATATATTTAGCACCTTTATTTAAACATGTTACAGGAGTAGAAAATAACGTCATATCGGTTAAAGCAGCTCATTCTAACGCTAATATAAATAATATAAAAAACACTTCTTTTGTTAAAGCGGATGTTAAAGAATTTATTTCTCAATATGATAAAAAAGTGGATTTATTAATAGTAGACCCTCCAAGAAATGGAATTGATAAAGAAGTTTTAAACAAAATTTTACAATTGAAACCTAAAAATATTTTCTATTTATCTTGTGATCCAACAACATTATCTAGAGATTTAAATATATTAAACGAAGTTTATAGAATCGAGTTTATAAGACCTTTTGATATGTTCCCTAATACATTTCATATTGAGAATTTTGCGTTTTTAAAGTTAAATATTGACAATTAA
- the glgP gene encoding alpha-glucan family phosphorylase, whose product MEFISKINVLPKVPEKLSRLPELSKNLWWTWNYDAQEIFERIDEKLWIEVNRNPILFLKRVSQKKLNDAAENNAIIALYSLVMEKFDNYMKAENTWFKSTHREYKGGEFAYFCAEYGLHESFPNYSGGLGVLAGDHLKSSSDLGIPLVAVGLLYKQGYFEQRINSEGWQESIFNPYDFDNFPVVPVKDKEGNELYIFVELDNRKVYAKVWKLRVGRINLIYLDTDIPQNDPEDRMITYQLYGGDQEMRIKQEILLGIGGVRALRALGYNPSVWHMNEGHSAFLGLERIRELVQEGLTFKEAIQAVKASGVFTTHTPVPAGHDAFPFHLMDKYFKNYYPQLKASRREFLDLGAEIRPDGSELFSMTALALNLSSRANGVSKLHGEVSRDLAKDVWKGLEAVEVPITHVTNGVHATTWISKELQDLFNNYLGKDWHEKVDDPDLWKKIDNIPDEELWNVRKNLKKKLIDFVHNRTIKQRMRHGETVEQLEEVEKILDPNALTIGFARRFATYKRATLIFRDLERLSKILNNPERPVQLIFAGKAHPADKPGQELIKRIYEISRMPEFKDKIVFIENYDMNVARHLVAGVDVWLNNPRRPREASGTSGQKAGMNGSPNFSVLDGWWVEGYNGKNGWAIGDERDYIDLELQDRIDSSSIYNTLEKEIVPLYYDHNEELGVSREWIKIMKESIISVTSFFNTHRMLKEYTQKLYMTAAELGTKFTKDNYSIAKKFSNWVEILERNWDGIRIKVLSNVNEDVEYSTGGKIEVKAEVYSPGIGPDSILTQIVLAKVEDNKIVSLKSFDMKLIKEVNKDTYLYEGEFEVDERGQYGWNVRVIPYNPIMPYQHYLIGFVKYPQ is encoded by the coding sequence ATGGAATTTATTTCTAAAATTAATGTATTACCTAAAGTTCCAGAAAAATTATCTAGATTACCAGAATTAAGCAAAAATCTTTGGTGGACATGGAACTATGATGCTCAGGAGATATTCGAAAGAATAGATGAAAAATTGTGGATTGAAGTAAACAGAAATCCAATACTATTTTTAAAAAGGGTAAGCCAAAAAAAATTAAATGATGCTGCAGAAAATAATGCTATTATTGCACTATATTCATTAGTTATGGAAAAGTTTGACAATTACATGAAAGCAGAAAATACTTGGTTTAAATCTACTCATCGCGAATATAAAGGTGGAGAATTCGCATATTTCTGTGCTGAATATGGTCTTCATGAATCATTCCCAAACTACTCTGGTGGATTAGGAGTATTAGCAGGAGATCATTTAAAATCATCTAGCGATTTAGGGATACCTCTTGTAGCAGTAGGATTATTATACAAACAAGGGTATTTCGAACAAAGAATCAACTCCGAAGGTTGGCAAGAGTCTATATTTAACCCATATGATTTTGATAATTTCCCTGTTGTCCCTGTAAAAGATAAAGAAGGAAATGAATTATATATTTTTGTTGAATTGGATAATAGAAAAGTATACGCTAAGGTATGGAAATTACGAGTTGGAAGAATTAATTTAATTTACTTAGATACAGATATACCGCAAAATGATCCAGAAGACAGAATGATTACATACCAATTATATGGTGGAGACCAAGAAATGCGTATAAAACAAGAAATATTATTAGGTATTGGAGGGGTTAGAGCTTTAAGAGCTCTTGGATACAATCCATCTGTATGGCATATGAATGAAGGACATTCTGCATTTTTGGGTTTAGAAAGAATAAGAGAATTAGTTCAAGAAGGACTAACTTTTAAAGAAGCTATTCAAGCTGTAAAGGCAAGCGGAGTATTTACAACTCATACTCCAGTTCCAGCCGGTCATGATGCATTCCCATTTCATTTAATGGATAAATATTTTAAAAATTATTATCCACAATTAAAAGCTTCTAGAAGAGAATTTTTAGATTTAGGAGCAGAAATAAGACCCGATGGTTCAGAATTATTTTCAATGACCGCATTAGCTTTAAATTTATCTTCTAGAGCAAATGGTGTAAGTAAATTACATGGTGAAGTTTCAAGAGATTTAGCTAAAGATGTATGGAAAGGTTTAGAGGCCGTAGAAGTTCCCATTACACATGTAACTAATGGCGTACATGCTACAACATGGATTTCAAAAGAATTACAAGATTTATTTAATAATTATTTAGGAAAAGATTGGCATGAAAAAGTTGATGATCCTGACTTATGGAAAAAAATAGATAATATACCTGATGAAGAATTATGGAATGTAAGGAAAAATTTAAAAAAGAAATTAATCGATTTTGTTCATAATAGAACTATAAAACAAAGAATGAGACATGGTGAAACTGTTGAACAATTAGAAGAAGTAGAAAAAATATTAGATCCTAACGCTTTAACAATAGGATTTGCTAGAAGATTTGCAACTTATAAAAGAGCTACTTTGATTTTTAGAGATTTAGAAAGATTAAGTAAAATATTAAATAATCCAGAAAGACCTGTACAATTAATATTTGCTGGTAAAGCTCATCCTGCAGATAAACCAGGACAAGAATTAATTAAAAGAATATATGAAATTTCTAGAATGCCAGAATTTAAAGATAAAATAGTATTTATAGAAAATTACGACATGAATGTTGCAAGACATTTAGTTGCTGGAGTAGATGTTTGGTTAAACAACCCTAGAAGGCCAAGGGAAGCAAGTGGAACTAGTGGTCAAAAAGCAGGAATGAATGGTTCTCCTAACTTCAGCGTACTAGATGGTTGGTGGGTAGAAGGTTATAATGGTAAAAATGGATGGGCTATTGGTGATGAAAGAGATTATATTGACTTAGAATTACAGGATAGAATTGATAGTTCATCAATATATAACACATTAGAAAAAGAAATTGTCCCTCTATATTATGATCATAATGAAGAATTAGGTGTTTCTAGAGAATGGATAAAAATAATGAAAGAATCTATAATATCTGTTACATCATTTTTTAACACTCATAGAATGTTAAAAGAATATACACAAAAATTATATATGACCGCTGCTGAATTAGGCACAAAATTTACAAAAGATAATTATTCTATTGCAAAGAAATTTAGTAATTGGGTGGAAATATTAGAGAGAAACTGGGATGGCATTAGAATAAAGGTTTTATCTAATGTTAATGAAGACGTTGAATACTCTACAGGAGGAAAAATAGAAGTAAAAGCTGAAGTATATTCTCCAGGAATTGGACCTGATTCGATATTAACGCAAATAGTTTTAGCAAAAGTTGAAGATAATAAAATTGTTTCTTTAAAATCTTTTGACATGAAACTAATAAAAGAAGTCAATAAAGATACATATTTATACGAAGGTGAATTTGAAGTTGACGAAAGAGGACAATACGGTTGGAATGTTAGAGTAATACCTTATAATCCAATAATGCCATATCAACATTACTTGATAGGATTTGTTAAATATCCTCAGTAA
- a CDS encoding endonuclease/exonuclease/phosphatase family protein, whose protein sequence is MGKKKIPGWLKVVIIVIVAIILYFPGVILFGTFTDYNPKNIENINIESYSENIAPDELVIFNWNIGYAGLGKDEDFFLDGGKTSVPSKERVRKNLEGIAEILKNNLSDIYLIQEIDIDSHRSNNINELEYLKNNVFENNYNIAFATNYNVLFVPVPFSKPMGKVLSGLTTISKYKIEEAKRYKLPGEYSWPTKVFQLDRCVILSRIPTNKEKDLVIINIHPSAYDSGGTLRKQQLEFILNIANDEFKKGNYVIIGGDWNSEFTKTNFNYTEKKPESYVELPENMKIDGWKWGYDISNPTNRSVAFPYKKGENFVTVIDGFYVSPNIDIEYVKTLNYEFEYSDHNPVILKVKLK, encoded by the coding sequence ATGGGTAAAAAGAAAATACCTGGATGGTTAAAGGTAGTTATTATTGTTATTGTTGCTATTATATTATATTTTCCTGGAGTTATTTTATTTGGGACATTTACAGATTACAATCCTAAAAATATTGAAAATATAAATATAGAAAGTTATTCAGAAAATATTGCCCCTGATGAATTAGTTATTTTTAATTGGAATATAGGATATGCTGGTTTGGGAAAAGATGAGGATTTCTTTTTAGATGGTGGTAAAACATCTGTTCCTTCAAAAGAAAGAGTAAGAAAAAATTTAGAAGGTATAGCTGAAATTTTAAAAAACAATCTATCAGATATATATTTGATTCAAGAAATTGATATTGATAGTCATAGAAGTAATAATATAAATGAATTAGAGTATTTAAAAAATAATGTTTTTGAGAATAATTATAATATAGCTTTTGCAACTAATTACAATGTATTATTTGTTCCTGTACCTTTTTCAAAGCCTATGGGAAAAGTATTATCTGGTTTAACAACTATATCAAAATATAAAATAGAGGAAGCTAAAAGGTATAAATTACCTGGAGAATATAGTTGGCCAACAAAGGTTTTTCAATTAGACAGATGTGTTATTTTATCTAGAATTCCTACAAATAAAGAAAAAGATTTAGTAATAATAAATATTCATCCTAGTGCATATGACTCTGGAGGAACTTTAAGAAAACAACAACTAGAATTTATTTTAAATATAGCTAATGATGAGTTTAAAAAAGGAAATTATGTAATTATAGGCGGGGATTGGAATAGTGAATTTACAAAAACAAACTTTAATTATACAGAAAAAAAACCAGAAAGTTATGTAGAATTACCAGAAAATATGAAAATTGATGGTTGGAAATGGGGATATGATATATCAAATCCAACTAATAGGTCAGTAGCATTTCCGTATAAAAAAGGAGAAAATTTTGTTACTGTTATTGATGGATTTTATGTTTCACCGAATATTGATATTGAATATGTAAAAACATTAAACTATGAATTTGAATATTCTGATCATAACCCAGTAATTTTAAAGGTAAAATTAAAATAA
- a CDS encoding tocopherol cyclase family protein has product MNIWNPENYHGKGKKIFFEGWYFKHTDTLKKYVFAVIPGISLGKDSHSFIQIIDNNNFSKYYRFSITDFKYINNPFSVIIGNNFFSLEKLVLNLEDFSADLNFENIKPWPVNLFNPGAMGPYGFLNFLECYHGILSFNHNVHGTVTVKGEKKDYSNGNGYIEKDWGKSFPKSWIWASSNNFENYDASFSASIANVPFGKSYFVGFIIGFYLNGKIYQFTTYNGAKIYDLENNENKISFKVVRKKYLIEVEIIKNEGNILLAPKNGDMIGRVNESLSSEIKIVFKENNNTIFSSKGIHAGLEVNGDIIMDIKNDKKRKIFLKNNKF; this is encoded by the coding sequence ATGAATATATGGAATCCTGAAAATTATCATGGAAAAGGCAAAAAAATTTTTTTTGAAGGATGGTATTTTAAGCATACTGATACTCTAAAAAAATATGTTTTTGCAGTTATACCTGGAATTTCACTTGGAAAAGATTCTCATTCTTTTATACAAATTATTGATAATAATAATTTTTCTAAATATTATAGATTTAGTATTACAGATTTTAAATATATAAATAATCCTTTTAGTGTTATAATCGGGAATAATTTTTTTTCTTTAGAAAAATTAGTTTTAAATCTTGAAGATTTTTCTGCTGATTTAAATTTTGAAAATATAAAACCTTGGCCTGTAAATTTATTTAATCCCGGTGCAATGGGACCATATGGATTTTTAAATTTTTTAGAATGTTATCATGGAATATTAAGTTTTAATCATAATGTACATGGTACTGTTACTGTTAAAGGAGAAAAAAAAGACTATAGTAATGGTAATGGTTATATAGAAAAAGATTGGGGAAAATCATTTCCAAAATCATGGATATGGGCATCATCTAATAATTTTGAAAATTATGATGCATCTTTTTCAGCATCAATAGCAAATGTTCCTTTTGGAAAAAGTTATTTTGTAGGATTTATAATAGGATTTTATTTAAATGGAAAGATTTATCAATTTACTACATATAATGGAGCAAAAATATATGATCTAGAAAATAATGAAAATAAAATATCTTTTAAAGTAGTAAGAAAAAAATATCTTATTGAAGTTGAGATAATAAAAAATGAAGGAAATATATTATTAGCTCCTAAAAATGGAGATATGATTGGTAGAGTAAATGAAAGTTTAAGTTCTGAAATAAAAATAGTATTTAAAGAAAATAATAATACAATATTTTCATCAAAAGGTATTCATGCAGGTTTAGAGGTAAATGGCGATATTATAATGGATATTAAAAATGATAAGAAGAGGAAAATATTTTTGAAAAATAATAAGTTTTAA